From a single Labrus bergylta chromosome 14, fLabBer1.1, whole genome shotgun sequence genomic region:
- the sptbn2 gene encoding spectrin family protein isoform X3, with translation MEWDHRDREPCLSPAAFVNQVQYSNILEGRFKQLQDEREAVQKKTFTKWVNSHLGRVTSRIGDLYTDLRDGRMLIRLLEVLSGEQLPKPTKGRMRIHCLENVDKALQFLKEQKVHLENMGSHDIVDGNHRLTLGLIWTIILRFQIQDISVETEDNKEKKSAKDALLLWCQMKTAGYPNVNIHNFTTSWRDGLAFSAIVHKHRPDVIEFDNLKRSNAHYNLQNAFNVAEKDLGLTKLLDPEDVNVDQPDEKSIITYVATYYHYFSKMKALAVEGKRIGKVLDYAIEADQLIDKYETLASELLQWIEQTIGTLNDRQLANSLNGVQNQLQAFNSYRTVEKPPKFTEKGNLEVLLFTIQSKMRANNQKVYMPREGKLISDINKAWERLEKAEHERELALRNELIRQEKLEMLAARFDRKAAMRETWLSENQRLVSQDNFGTDLGAVEAATRKHEAIETDIGAYWERVAAVEAVAIELEAEAYHDVRRVTVRRDNVLRLWEYLKELLTARRERLNAHRDLQRLFQEMRYIMDWMADMKSRLQSPDSGKHLHDVLDLLQKHTLVEADISAQAERIKGVQAAAQRFTSHEQAYKPCEPGLVSEKVDLLGDAYEELGQLAGKRRERLEDSRRLWQFMWDVGEEAAWIREQEQILASGDCGRDLTSALHLLSKHEAFRDEMAARYGPLSNSIAAGEALVSEGHFGAPEVNERIQDIRAQWANLEETTKLREQNLKEAVALHQFQTDANDMEAWIMETLRQVSSPEVGHDEFSTQTLARKQREIEEEIQSHRPGIDSLHEQAEALPQAYVHYPEVEGRLPAIEQRYEELESLSAARRQALEGALALYRMFSEAGACQLWVEEKEQWLDGMEIPTKLEDLEVVQQRFETLEPEMNNLGTRVTDVNQVAQQLLSSDNCNKEQIHQTRDQLNNRWMEFEKMAGQKKQGLESALNIQNYHLECNEIQSWMKEKTKVIESTQGLGNDLAGVMALQRKLTGMERDLEAIQGKLDDLNNEAEKLAEEHPEQAAEIQGRLAEIQEVWEELNATMKRREESLGEASKLQGFLRDLDDFQSWLSRTQTAVASEDIPTSLPEAESLLTQHECIKNEVDNYKEDYEKMRAVGEEVTQGQTDAQHMFLAQRLQALDTGWHELRRMWENRHSLLAQAFDFQNFLRDAKQAEAFLNSQEYVLSHTEMPTSLQGAEEAIKKHEDFLTTTEASEEKITGVVEAGRRLINDSNANSDKIQEKVDSIQERHLKNKEAANELLAKLKDNRELQHFLQDGQELTLWINEKMLTAQDMSYDEARNLHSKWQKHQAFMAELASNKDWLDKIDKEGQALVAEKPELKPVVQQTLEDLQRQWDELESTTRTKAQCLFDANRAELFTQSCSALDVWLKNLEGQLHSDDYGKDLTSVNILLQKHQMLEHQMEVREKEVESLQSQALALTQEDAGVAEVDGQQRRVTDNFSGLQDPLKLRRQRLLASKEAHQFNRDLEDEILWVRERMPLATSTDHGKDLPTVQLVIKKNQTLQKEIQGHQPRIDDIHRRGMTQSQVDGERQSVLEERLVELRDLWDQLIAETDKRHTRLIEANRAQQFYADAAEAEAWMGEQELHMMSEEKAKDEQSALVMVKKHQTLEQALEDYAQTIHQLANSSRLMVTSEHPESERITLRQAQVDKLYAGLKDLAEERRGRLQERLRLTQLKREVDDLEQWIAEREVVAGSHELGQDYEHVTMLRDKFREFARDTSTIGQERVDGVNGLADDLIESGHPENASVAEWKDGLNEAWADLLELIDTRTQMLAASYELHRFHQDAMEVLGRVKEKKDGLPSDLGRDLNTVQHLHRQHNTFENDIQALSGQVNQVQDDAARLQKAYAGEKADDINRSEHAVTSAWEGLLEAGTARRLLLLDTVEKFRFFNMVRDLMLWMDGINLQIDAHDSPRDVSSAGLVINNHQDIKSEIDTRADSFTACNEMGNTLINNNHYAADEIREKLTQLQEKRDRINKNWQDKMDHLQIVLEVLQFGRDAYVAESWLAGQEPLVRAAELGGNVDEVESLIKRHEAFEKLAAAWEDRFVLLEKLTTLEEHEIQRRREEEERARRPPTPPPAEEVAQTETESHVHDSAARTSLDQTTLNQSVSVNGVHSDNDTSQQSLSLSLSVGKKSEPKRVCKPKQPERGSETDSVNGPGRDSGLASSRLEPSATLPSRGGAESEPETMEGMLYRKQEMESHSKKAATRSWQNVYCVLRKGSLGFYKDNRSASNGIPYHGEVPISLGEAVCEVAHDYKKRKHVFKLRLGDGKEYLFQAKDEAEMSSWIRSILGSIPAGAGDSPGGPRALSRAMTMPPISPSSGDAGGGVTMRNKDGKDRDREKRFSFFGKKK, from the exons ATGAGCGTGAAGCAGTGCAGAAGAAGACCTTCACCAAATGGGTGAACTCTCACCTGGGCCGAGTCACCAGTCGCATCGGTGACTTGTACACTGACCTACGAGATGGCCGTATGCTTATCCGCCTTCTGGAAGTGCTCTCGGGAGAACAGCTG CCAAAGCCCACAAAGGGTCGCATGCGTATCCACTGCCTGGAGAATGTCGATAAAGCCCTGCAGTTTCTGAAAGAGCAAAAAGTCCATCTAGAAAACATGGGCTCACATGACATTGTGGATGGGAATCACCGTCTCACCCTGGGTCTCATCTGGACCATCATCCTACGCTTCCAG ATCCAGGACATCAGTGTGGAGACAGAAGACAACAAGGAGAAGAAATCAGCGAAAGATGCCCTCCTGCTTTGGTGCCAAATGAAAACTGCTGG ATACCCCAATGTCAACATCCACAACTTCACCACCAGCTGGAGAGATGGTCTCGCGTTCAGTGCCATCGTGCACAAACACAG ACCCGACGTGATTGAGTTCGACAACCTGAAGAGATCCAATGCTCACTACAATCTCCAGAATGCTTTCAATGTGGCCGAGAAGGATCTGGGGCTAACCAAGCTGCTGGACCCAGAAG ATGTTAATGTTGATCAGCCTGATGAAAAATCCATCATCACCTATGTGGCGACCTACTACCATTACTTCTCCAAAATGAAAGCCCTGGCAGTGGAGGGCAAACGCATTGGCAAG GTGCTGGACTATGCTATCGAAGCAGACCAGCTGATAGACAAGTATGAGACCCTTGCTTCGGAGCTGCTGCAGTGGATTGAACAGACCATTGGCACGCTCAACGATCGGCAGCTAGCTAACTCACTGAATGGTGTGCAGAACCAGCTGCAGGCTTTCAACTCCTACAGGACTGTTGAGAAACCTCCCaa ATTTACAGAGAAAGGAAACTTGGAGGTCCTCCTCTTTACCATCCAGAGCAAGATGAGAGCAAACAATCAGAAGGTCTACATGCCAAGAGAGGGCAAACTCATCTCTGACATCAATAAG GCATGGGAGCGACTGGAGAAGGCAGAGCATGAACGAGAGCTGGCGCTGAGAAATGAGTTGATTcgtcaggagaagctggagatGCTTGCCGCGCGTTTTGATCGCAAGGCTGCTATGAGAGAGACGTGGCTGAGTGAGAACCAGAGGCTGGTGTCTCAG GACAACTTTGGGACTGACTTAGGAGCAGTTGAAGCTGCCACCCGTAAACATGAAGCCATTGAAACAGACATTGGGGCATATTGGGAGCGTGTGGCTGCTGTGGAGGCTGTTGCCATAGAGCTGGAAGCAGAGGCCTACCATGATGTACGACGAGTAACTGTACGGAGGGACAACGTGCTTCGACTCTGGGAATACCTCAAAGAGCTTCTAACTGCACGCAGAGAGCGTCTGAATGCCCATCGAGACCTTCAGAGACTGTTTCAGGAGATGCGCTACATCATGGACTGGATGGCAGACATGAAG AGTCGTCTGCAGTCTCCAGACAGTGGCAAACATTTGCACGACGTGTTGGATCtactgcagaaacacactctGGTGGAGGCTGACATTTCGGCACAGGCAGAGAGGATCAAGGGAGTGCAGGCAGCTGCACAGCGCTTCACTTCCCACGAACAGG CCTACAAACCTTGCGAACCAGGACTAGTCAGTGAAAAGGTCGACCTGCTCGGCGATGCCTATGAGGAGCTCGGTCAGCTAGCTGGGAAACGCAGAGAGCGTCTGGAGGACTCGCGTCGCCTCTGGCAGTTCATGTGGGATGTCGGGGAGGAGGCTGCGTGGATTAGGGAGCAGGAGCAGATCCTGGCCAGTGGAGACTGTGGCCGAGATCTCACCTCTGCCCTTCATCTGCTCAGCAAGCATGAAGCTTTCAGAGATGAGATGGCTGCTCGCTATGGCCCCCTGAGTAACAGCATCGCTGCTGGAGAGGCTTTGGTGAGCGAGGGACACTTTGGAGCCCCGGAGGTCAATGAGAGGATTCAAGACATCCGTGCACAGTGGGCAAATCTGGAGGAG ACAACTAAGCTCAGAGAGCAAAATCTTAAGGAAGCAGTTGCCCTGCATCAATTCCAGACAGATGCCAATGATATGGAGGCATGGATCATGGAAACTCTTCGGCAGGTGTCCAGTCCGGAGGTTGGCCACGATGAGTTCTCCACCCAAACTCTAGCTCGCAAGCAGAGGGAGATAGAGGAGGAGATCCAGAGCCACCGTCCCGGTATTGACTCCCTGCACGAGCAGGCCGAAGCACTGCCACAGGCCTATGTACACTACCCTGAG GTGGAGGGCCGCCTACCTGCTATTGAGCAGCGCTATGAAGAGCTGGAGTCTCTGTCTGCAGCTCGCCGCCAGGCTTTGGAAGGGGCCCTGGCCCTCTACCGCATGTTCAGTGAAGCTGGTGCCTGCCAGCTGTgggtggaggagaaggagcagtGGTTGGATGGCATGGAGATCCCTACCAAACTGGAGGATCTGGAGGTGGTGCAGCAGAG GTTTGAAACACTGGAACCTGAGATGAACAACCTGGGCACACGTGTCACCGATGTGAACCAGGTGGCCCAGCAGCTGCTGAGTTCAGACAACTGTAACAAAGAGCAAATCCACCAGACACGAGATCAACTGAATAACAG GTGGATGGAGTTTGAAAAAATGGCTGGTCAAAAGAAACAAGGCCTCGAGTCGGCTCTTAACATCCAGAATTATCACTTGGAGTGTAATGAGATCCAGTCTTGGATGAAGGAAAAGACAAAGGTGATCGAGTCCACTCAAGGCCTGGGAAATGACCTTGCTGGAGTAATGGCTCTGCAACGCAAACTCACTGGCATGGAGAGAGACCTGGAGGCCATTCAG GGCAAATTGGATGATCTGAACAACGAGGCAGAGAAGCTGGCGGAGGAACATCCAGAACAGGCTGCAGAGATTCAAGGGCGCCTGGCAGAGATTCAAGAGGTGTGGGAGGAGTTGAACGCCACCATGAAGCGGCGTGAGGAGTCACTGGGGGAAGCAAGCAAGCTGCAGGGCTTCCTAAGGGATCTGGATGACTTCCAGTCGTGGCTGTCCCGCACCCAGACAGCTGTGGCCTCAGAAGACATCCCCACCTCTCTGCCCGAGGCTGAGAGTCTGCTCACCCAGCACGAGTGCATCAAGAATGAGGTGGATAACTATAAGGAGGACTATGAGAAGATGCGGGCAGTTGGTGAGGAGGTGACTCAGGGTCAGACAGATGCCCAGCACATGTTCCTGGCACAGAGGCTCCAGGCACTGGACACTGGTTGGCACGAGTTGCGTCGCATGTGGGAGAACCGGCACAGTCTTCTGGCCCAGGCCTTTGATTTCCAGAATTTCTTAAGAGATGCAAAGCAGGCAGAAGCTTTCCTCAACAGCCAG GAGTACGTGCTGTCCCACACAGAGATGCCCACCAGTCTGCAGGGAGCCGAGGAGGCCATCAAGAAGCACGAGGATTTCCTCACCACCACAGAGGCCAGCGAGGAGAAGATAACTGGTGTGGTGGAAGCCGGACGGCGCCTCATTAACGACTCGAATGCAAATTCTGATAAGATCCAGGAAAAAGTCGACTCCATCCAGGAAAG ACATCTTAAGAATAAGGAGGCAGCAAATGAGTTACTGGCCAAGCTCAAGGATAACCGTGAACTTCAGCACTTCCTCCAGGATGGACAGGAG ctCACATTGTGGATCAATGAGAAGATGCTAACTGCACAGGACATGTCTTACGATGAGGCCAGAAATCTGCACAGCAAGTGGCAGAAACATCAGGCCTTCATGGCAGAGCTGGCCTCAAACAAAGACTGGCTGGACAAAATTGATAAG GAGGGTCAGGCGCTGGTGGCTGAGAAGCCAGAGCTCAAACCTGTTGTCCAGCAGACCCTTGAGGACCTACAGCGTCAGTGGGATGAGCTGGAGAGCACCACGCGCACCAAGGCCCAGTGTTTGTTCGACGCTAACCGGGCGGAGCTCTTCACACAGAGCTGTTCCGCTCTGGATGTCTGGCTGAAAAACCTCGAGGGCCAGCTGCACAGTGACGACTACGGCAAAGATTTGACCAGTGTCAACATTCTGCTTCAAAAGCACCAG ATGCTGGAGCACCAGATGGAGGTCAGAGAAAAGGAGGTAGAGTCCCTTCAGTCTCAGGCACTGGCTCTGACCCAGGAGGACGCGGGAGTGGCGGAGGTAGACGGCCAGCAGAGACGAGTCACTGACAACTTCTCCGGCCTTCAGGATCCACTGAAACTGAGGAGGCAGCGACTCCTCGCCTCTAAAGAAGCACATCAGTTCAACCGAGATCTGGAGGATGAAATT CTTTGGGTACGAGAGAGGATGCCCCTTGCAACATCCACAGACCACGGGAAAGATCTGCCAACTGTACAGCTTGTAATTAAGAAGAACCAG ACGTTGCAGAAAGAGATCCAGGGCCACCAGCCTCGCATCGACGACATCCACAGACGAGGCATGACTCAGAGCCAGGTGGACGGCGAGAGACAGTCCGTCCTGGAGGAGCGTCTCGTTGAATTGCGGGACCTCTGGGACCAACTGATTGCCGAGACAGACAAGCGTCACACCCGTCTCATTGAAGCCAACCGCGCCCAGCAGTTTTATGCTGACGCAGCGGAGGCAGAGGCCTGGATGGGTGAGCAAGAGCTGCacatgatgtcagaggaaaaagcTAAG GACGAGCAAAGCGCACTAGTGATGGTCAAGAAGCACCAGACGCTGGAACAGGCACTTGAAGATTACGCACAAACCATTCACCAACTGGCTAACAGCAGCCGACTCATGGTCACCAGTGAACACCCAGAGAG CGAGAGAATCACCTTGCGGCAGGCCCAGGTTGACAAGCTTTACGCAGGGTTAAAAGACCTGGCTGAGGAGCGCCGTGGGCGGCTCCAGGAGAGACTGCGGCTGACCCAGCTGAAGCGGGAGGTGGATGACCTGGAACAGTGGATCGCAGAAAGGGAGGTGGTTGCCGGCTCCCACGAACTAGGACAGGACTATGAACACGTCACT ATGCTTAGGGACAAGTTCCGGGAGTTTGCTCGTGACACCAGCACCATCGGCCAAGAGCGTGTGGATGGTGTCAATGGGCTGGCAGATGACCTGATTGAGTCGGGTCATCCTGAGAACGCCAGCGTGGCTGAGTGGAAAGACGGGTTAAATGAGGCCTGGGCTGATCTCCTAGAGCTGATTGACACGCGCACACAAATGTTAGCCGCCTCCTATGAGCTGCACCGCTTCCATCAAGATGCCATGGAGGTGCTTGGACGCGTTAAGGAGAAGAAGGATGGGCTACCTTCTGACCTTGGGCGTGATCTTAACACCGTTCAGCATCTACACAGACAGCacaacacatttgaaaatgacATCCAGGCCCTCAGTGGACAG GTGAACCAGGTACAAGACGATGCTGCGCGGCTGCAGAAGGCTTATGCCGGGGAGAAAGCTGATGACATTAACAGGAGTGAACATGCCGTCACCTCTGCCTGGGagggtctgcttgaggctggaaCAGCCCGCAGGCTCCTCCTGCTGGACACTGTTGAGAAGTTCCGCTTCTTCAACATGGTGCGGGATCTGATGCTCTGGATGGACGGCATCAACCTGCAGATTGACGCACATGATAGCCCCAG GGATGTTTCTTCTGCAGGGTTAGTCATTAACAACCATCAAGACATCAAGTCAGAGATTGACACCAGAGCAGACAGCTTTACCGCCTGCAATGAGATGGGAAATACCCTCATCAACAACAATCACTATGCAGCGGATGAG ATCCGAGAGAAACTGACCCAACTCCAAGAAAAGAGGGACAGGATCAACAAAAACTGGCAAGACAAGATGGATCATTTACAAATTG TGCTGGAGGTGTTGCAGTTTGGACGTGACGCCTATGTGGCAGAGTCCTGGTTGGCGGGTCAGGAACCTCTGGTGCGAGCGGCCGAGCTGGGTGGAAATGTGGATGAGGTAGAGAGTCTAATAAAGCGCCACGAGGCCTTTGAGAAACTTGCCGCGGCATGGGAAGACCGCTTTGTGCTGCTGGAGAAACTCACCACA CTGGAGGAGCATGAGATCCAAAGGAggcgagaggaggaggagagagcccGGCGACCCCCTACACCGCCCCCAGCTGAAGAAGTCGCACAGACCGAGACAGAAAGTCACGTTCACGATTCTGCAGCCAG AACCAGTCTGGACCAGACCACGCTCAATCAGTCGGTCTCAGTGAATGGAGTTCACAGCGACAACGACACATCACAG CAGTCGTTATCGCTATCGTTGTCAGTGGGAAAGAAATCAGAGCCTAAACGTGTGTGTAAGCCAAAGCAGCCGGAGCGT GGCTCGGAGACGGATTCTGTGAACGGACCAGGTAGAGACAGCGGGCTGGCTTCTTCACGCCTTGAACCGTCCGCCACGTTACCGAGCAGGGGCGGAGCAGAGTCTGAGCCAGAAACCATGGAGGGGATGCTTTATCGAAAACAGGAGATGGAGTCTCACAGCAAAAAGGCAGCTACCAG GTCCTGGCAGAATGTGTACTGTGTCTTaagaaaaggaagtcttggtttttataaagacaacaGGAGCGCTAGCAATGGCATTCCATACCATGGAGAAGTACCCATCAGCCTCGGGGAGGCTGTGTGTGAGGTTGCCCATGACTATAAGAAGAGGAAACATGTATTTAAGCTCAG gctAGGAGACGGAAAAGAGTACCTGTTCCAAGCAAAGGATGAG GCGGAAATGAGCTCCTGGATCCGATCCATCCTTGGCTCCATTCCAGCGGGAGCAGGAGACTCGCCCGGAGGTCCACGGGCGCTCAGTCGTGCCATGACGATGCCCCCCATCTCCCCCAGCTCAGGTGATGCAGGAGGAGGCGTTACCATGCGCAACAAAGACGGGAAAGACAGAGATCGCGAGAAGAGGTTCAGCTTCTTTGGCAAGAAAAAATAG